The Pseudogulbenkiania sp. MAI-1 sequence GGCTGCGCAATGGTGCGCTGTCGTGGGAACTGTTCCACGACACCTCCGAGCCCGGTGTCTACATCGAACACTTCACCGACAGCTCGTGGGTTGAATACATGCGGCGCAACCAGCGCGCTACGGCGGCAGACATTGCGCTGCGGGAGCGACGCCACGCCTTGCACCTTGGGGAGGAACCTCCGCGCATCCGGCGTTATATCGCCGAGCCAATGGCCCGGGGCTGATGGGGCTCCAGGCCGGCATCCATGCCACCGGGTTCAAGTGAATCCGGACAAGTGGCCGAAGGGGGCCCTTGTGGGCAAGGCCCGGTCTTTGTCATGATGGTCGGCGGGGACGGCGTCGGCGATCCCGAGCCGTCTCCGCCTCATTCACCGGAGACCCCATGAGCTATCCCATCCGCCGCGTCGAGCTTGGCGACGCTCCGGCCTTGCAGGCCCTGTTCTGCTGCCCTTCGGTCATTCGCAACTCGTTGCAGCTGCCGTATCCCTCGCTGGCCCACTGGGAGAAGCGCCTGGCCGAGATACCGGACGATACGCACGCGCTAGTGGCCTGTGACGGCGCCAACCGCGCCATCGGCTATGGAGCCCTGCTCCAGGCGCCGCAGAAGCGCCGATCCCATACCGCCTCGCTGGCGCTGGTGGTGCACGAAGATTGGCAGGGCAAGGGCGTGGGGCGCCAGTTGATGGGCGCGCTGCTCGATTACGCCGACGACTGGCTCGGCCTGACCCGGCTGGAACTGCACGTCTACGCCGACAACGAGCGGGCCATCGCGCTCTACCGGCAGCTGGGATTCGAAGAAGAAGGGCGCTTGCACGCCGACTCGTTCCGTGACGGCGAGTACGTCGACGGTCTGCTGATGGCACGATTGCGCGGGGCGCTGGCCAGGCGTGGTTGAGGATCGGCGCAAGGGGCATCGGCCCCGCCGCCGCACACACAAACAACCCGCACCGTGACGACGCGGGTTGTTTGCTTCAAGGCTAGGCCGAAGCCGTGGCTACAGATCCTGCCCCTCGACGATGCCGTCGTGGGTGGCGGAATGCCTGGGCAGGATCAGGTTCAGTACGATCGCCAACAGCGAGCACAGGCCGACGCCGGCCAGTCCGAACGAGCCCAGCTTCAGCTCCAGCCCGCCGATGCCGGCGGTCAGCACCACCGAGATGATCACCAGGTTGCGCGGCTCCATCAGGTCGACCTTGGCTTCGATCAGCGTTTTCAGGCCGATCGAGGCGATGGTGCCGAACAGCAGTACCATGATGCCGCCCATCACCGGCATCGGGATCGACTGCAACAGCGCGTTGAACTTGCCGAAGAAGGCCATGGCGATGGCGAACAGCGCCGCCCAGGTCATCACCACCGGGTTGAAGTTGCGCGTGATCATCACCGCGCCGGTGACCTCGGCGTAGGTGGTCACCGGCGGGCCGCCGATCAGGCCGGCCAGGCACACACCCAGGCCGTCGCCGCTCAGCGTGCGGTGCAGGCCGGGGGTCTGGGTGTAGTCCTTGCCGGTGACGCCGCCGATCGCCATCACGCCGCCGATGTGCTCGATGGCCGGGGCGATCGCCACCGGCAGCATGAACAGCGCCGCCGCCCAGTTCACTTCAGGGCTATGGAATTGCGGCACCGCGAACCACGGTGCATTGGCCAGCTTGGCGAAATCGACCACGCCCAGCAGCGCCGCCACGATATAGCCGACGGTGACGCCGGCCAGGATCGGTACCAGCTTGAACATGCCGCGCGCGAAGATCGACACCACGATGGTGGTGGCGAGCGACACCGCGGCCAGCAGCAGCGAGGTCTCGTACGGCATCACCTGCTGGCCGCCGGCGCGGCCCATCGCCATGTTCGAGGCGGCGCCGGCCACGCTCAAGCCGATGATCATGATCACCGGGCCGATCACCACCGGCGGCAGCAGGCGGTTGACCAGCTCCATGCCGCGCCACTTGACGATGGCGGCGAACACGAAGTACATGAAGCCGGCGCAGAACAGGCCGAACATGGTGGCGCCCATGCCCCAGGTCTGCATCGAGTAGATGATCGGGCCGATGAAGGCGAACGAGGAGCCGAGGAAGATCGGCACCTGGCGGCCGGTGGTGAGCTGGAACAGCAAGGTGCCGAGGCCGGCGCCCAGCAGGGCCATGGCCGGGTTGAGCCCGGTGAGCAGTGGCACCAGCACCAGGGCGCCGAAGGCGACGAACAGGATCTGGGCTCCCGATACCGCCGTCTTGAGTTGTTGGAACATGAAAGCCCCTTATTGTTAGCGTTGGGTAGTGGATTCGGAGCCTGTGAAGGAAACCGCCGCGCGCGGTCCTCTGCGAGCGCTCCGCAGGCGCCAAGCGGCACCGTAGCCCCGTTCAGGGATGCGCAGCCGATTCCCCACAAGCGCTCAGTTGTGCTTGGTGCCGAAGATCTTGTCGCCGGCGTCGCCCAGGCCCGGGATGATGTAGCCGTGCTCGTTGAGGTGGTTGTCGAGCGAGGCGGCCACGATCTGCACGTCTGGGTGCGCGGCATTGACCACCTTCACGCCTTCCGGTGCTGCCACCATCACCACTGCCTTGATGTGCTTGCAGCCCTTGCGCTTCAACAGATCGATGGTGGCGACCATCGAGCCGCCGGTGGCCAGCATCGGGTCGATGATGATGGCGATGCGCTCGTCGAGGTTGTCGACGAATTTATCGAAGTAGGGCACCGGCTCCAGCGTCTCCTCGTTGCGGTAGAGCCCGACCACGCTGATCTTGGCCGACGGCACCAAGTCGAGCACGCCGTCCAGCATGCCGAGGCCGGCGCGCAGGATCGGCACCACGGTCACCTTCTTGCCCTTGATCTGCTGCACCTCGATCGGGCCGCACCAGCCCTCGATGGTGACGGTCTCCAGCTCGAAGTCGCGCGTGGCCTCGTAGGCCAGGAGGCGGGCCAGCTCCTGGGTCAGCTGGCGGAATTTCATCGTGCTGATGGCGCCTTCGCGCAGCAGCCCGAGCTTGTGCTGCACCAGCGGGTGGTGCACTACGGTGATGTTCATGCGGCTTCCTTGCTCGTGAAAAAACAGCCGGGGTCCCGCTTCGGGATACCGGCTGTTTGGCATTGTGTCCGGGAATGGCAGGGTCGCTGCCGCTCTCGCGGGATTAAACAGGTATTTACGCCATGGCGCGATTTTAGCCTTTTTCCCACTGGTAAATCCATGGCAACAAACCCTCGACAGGGAGCGGGGCCGAACACAGGTAGCCCTGCACCGCGTCACAGCCGAACTCGCTCAAGAGTGCCAGGTCGGTGGTGTCTTCCAGTCCCATGGCCACGGTGAACAGGCCGTGGCTCTGCGCCAGGCGCAGGTTCTCCTGCAGGATGGCGCGCAGGTGAGGGTTGCTGCCGGCGCCGTGCACGAAGGCACGGTCGATCTTCATTGCTGAGAACTGCTCGCCGTTCAGGCGCGTGGCCACGCCGGTACCGATGCCGTATTCGTCGACCGCGACGCCGAAGCCGCGTTGGCGCAACTGGCCGAGCTGCTCCTCGGCCAGTTCCCAGTGCTGGCGCAAGGTATTCTCGGATAGCTCGAGGATCAGGCTGGATGCCGGCAGGCCGACGATGCGGCACTTGCTTTCCAGCAGGTCGGGCAGGTTGCGGTCGGTCAGCGACAGCGCCGACAGGTTGATCGACACCGCCAGGTCGTGGCCGTGGTCGAGCCAGTCGCGACAGGCGTACAGCGATTTTTCCAGGATCAGTTCGGTCAGCTCGCGGATCATGCCACGCTCTTCCATGATCGGCACGAAGGTGACCGGCGACAGCACTCCCAGCGCCGGGTGGCGCCAGCGCGCCAGCGCTTCCACCCCGATCACCTTGCGCGAGCTCAGCTCGACCACCGGCTGGAAGTAGGGCTCCAGCTGATCGTTGACCAGCGCCCGCCAGATTTCATCGATCGACATGGCGCTGGTGCTCGGTGGGTACGGTGCGCCGAGGTCTTGATAGGGCAGGAATTCGTTCGTCATGGCAATGGTATGGCGGATGATGCAGAAAATTCCGCCATTGTATGACGAACGAAAAAAACTGTCTGTCGCCGACGACAAAAAACCCGGCGCGTCGGCCGGGTTGTGGTGTCACAGGCGCACTATCACGCCTGGGTGATGTCCTTCAGCAACTCCTGCAGTTCGCCGGACTGGTACATCTCGTACATGATGTCCGAGCCGCCGATGAACTCGCCCTTGATGTAGAGCTGCGGAATGGTCGGCCAGTTGGAGAAGTCCTTGATACCCTGGCGGATTTCCGGATCCTGCAGCACGTCGACGGTCAGAAAATCGTCCACGCCACAGGCCTTCACGATCTGCACCGCGCGCGCGGAGAAACCGCACTGAGGGAACTGGGCCGAGCCCTTCATGAACAGCACGACCGGGTTGCTGGTAACGGTTTGCTTGATGGTTTCCTGGATATCCATGGATGGCAGAATCCTTGCGTTGGTTTGAGGCTGGCCGCCGGCGAGCAGGGGGTGGGCCTGATCTTCGACGCAATACCCGAGTGTTTCAATGGGTTATTTTACGGTCAGGCCGGCAGCGGGTCAATTTGCGCCACACCGGCCCGTGGCCGCTGATCGGTTGGTCGTGGCGAACGGCAGCCCGCCACGGCCCGGCCTTCGCTACCGCCGCTACGCTTTCTTGCGGGTCAGCACGGCGGCGAAGAAGCCGTCGGTATTGTGTTGGTCCGGCCGCAGCGCCAGGTAGTCGCCCATCTCCAGCGGAATCTTCTGCTCGGCCAGTACGTCCGACACCGGCACCAGTTCGAAGTCCGGGTGCTCGGCGAGGAAGGCCTCGACGATCGCCTGGTTCTCCTGCGGCAGCAGGCTGCAGGTGGCGTACACCAGGCGCCCGCCGGCCTTCACCAGCCGGCTCGCCGAGGCGAGGATCGACGCCTGCTTGGCATTCAGTTCGGCCACGCTCTCCGGGCTCTGGCGAAACTTCAGGTCGGGGTTGCGGCGCAAGGTGCCCAGGCCCGAGCAGGGCGCATCCACCAGCACGCGGTCGGCCTTGCCGGCCAGGCGCTTGATACGGGTGTCGTTCTCGTGCGCGATCAGCTGCGGGTGCACGTTGGACAGGCCGGAACGCGCCTGGCGCGGCTTGAAGTTGGCAAGGCGCTTTTCCGACACGTCGAAGGCGTACAGCCGCCCGGTCGAGGCCATCTGCGCGCCCAACAGCAGCGTCTTGCCGCCGGCGCCGGCGCAGAAGTCCACCACCATCTCGCCGCGGCGCGCGCCGGTGATCAGGCCCAACAGCTGGCTGCCCTCGTCCTGTACCTCGATGCTGCCGTCCTTGAACAGCGGGTGGCGGTTGAGCGCCGGCTTGCCCTTGAGGCGGATGCCCAGCGGCGAGTACGGCGTGGGCTCGGCCTCGAAACCGTCGCGGCGCAGCGCCAGCAGCGCCTCGTCGCGCTTCATCTTCAGCGTGTTGACGCGCAGGTCGAGCGGCGCGCTCTCGATCATGCCGCGGCCCAGCGCGACGATCTGTTCCGGGGTGTTTTCCGACAGACGCTCGATCACCCAGGCCGGCAGCTCGGCCTGCACCGCCAGCTCCTCCGGCAGCGTCTTGCCCTTCAGCTCGGCTACCCACTCGCGCTCCTCCTCTTTCAGGCTGCTGCCGAACTCCTTCAGGTTCAGCCCGCGTACGCGCGCCAGCGTGGCCAGCGCCAGGCGGCGCGGGGTGGCCTTCTGCGGCGCGATCACCGCCTTGAGCTGGCTGAAGCGGCGCAGGCAGGCGAAGGCGGTTTCGGCGATGACGTGGCGGTCGTTGGCGCCAAGGTTGGCGTGCTCGCGGAAATAGGCGCTCAGCACGGCATCGGCCGGACGATCGAAGCGGATCATCTTGCCGAGCACGGTTTCGATGTGGAAAAGCTGGGTCTGGTTGATCATCGTGGTTCCGTTATGGGTTTTCCGACAGAGACCAGACGGTCTTGCCGTTGATGTCGATGCGGCGGGCGCGCTGGTCGATCGTCTTGTCCTTGTCGACGCGCAGGATGCGTACCGGGAGGTTGGCGTAGTCCGGTGCCAGCCAGAATTCGGTCAGGTCGTCGCCGTTTTTGGCGCGGAACACCACCACGCGCAGCGCGCCGTGATCGGGCGGGTAGCGGGTCTCGCCGCCCGGGGCGAGGGGATAGTCGTACACCTTCTTGCCGGTGGTGATGCGCTGCCGTGGGGACAGCTGGCGGCCGCCGGTCAGCGCCAGCTGGTAGCCCAGGCTGAGAATGTCCTGGGTGCCGGGGGCGAGTTCGGCCTGCTTGTCGCCGTGGTCGCCGTAGGCGAGGGTGTTGGCGGGCCAGTCGAAGCGGGCCGATTCACGCTCGTTGTCACCGCGCCAGGCCTGGTAGGCGAGCGGGGTCAGGCCGCCCTTGCCGACGCTGCCGCGCGACTGGTAGCGCAGGCTGGGGCCGATGATCGGCGTCAGCCGCGCCTCCAGCGTGTAGCTGCCGCCGTTGCGCTGCCAGCTGATCTCGCCGTGACCGGCCATCAGGCTGCCGTAGTAGAACTGGTAGTCGACGCGCGACTGATCGGGAAAGCGGCGCGACGAGCCGGCGGCCTTGGCCTCCAGGCCGGCGACGTCGCCCGGTTCTTCTGGCGGCGTGGCGCTGGGCTCGGTGTTGTCTCCGCTCGACGGTTTCTCCTGCGGTGCTGGTGCCGGAGTGGCGTCGGCGGCGGCCACCAAGTCTTTGGCCGCAGGAGCTCCCTGGGCGCCGGCCTCCATCTCTTTGGCGGCGGGGGCCGTTTCGGTGACGGGCGCGGAGGCGGTGTCGGCTCGGGGCGCAACCCGGGCGCGATGGCGGCGCCCGGTCGCCGGGGCTGGCGTGGAGTGCACCGCAACCAGGCCGGAGGACGGCCCTGGCGTGGCGACGGGACGTTCCGCCGTCTCCAGCGTCATTGCTTGCATCGCCACCGACAAGGGCTGCAGCTTGGCCTCGGGTGTGCTTTCGGGGGCACGGCCCGGCAGCCGGTCGGACAGCAGCACCCCCAGGTGCAGCAGCAGCGATATCGCCAGCGCGAGCAGCAGGGGACGGTAAAGTCGCATGGAGGTTCGAGCGGTGCGGGAGGCGAAGCGTTCCCGTCGTCCGGTGTAGCTCAGGCCAGCGAGGGCGAGATCAGGCATTGTCCGGCGTCCTGGGAGCGGCCCTTGACCTTGCCGTCGACGATGGCCAGCTCGCCGGCAACGAAGCGGCGCACCGCTTCCGGATAGAGCCGGTGTTCGATCTTCAGCACGCGCGCCGCCAGCGTGTCTTCGGTGTCGTCGTCCAGCACCGGCACCACGCCCTGCGACACGATCGGACCGTGGTCGAGGTCGGCGGTGACGAAGTGCACGGTACAGCCGGCCACCTTGCAGCCCATGTCGATGGCGTGCTGGTGGGTGTGCAGGCCGGTGAAGGCCGGCAGCAGCGAGGGGTGGATGTTGAGCATGCGGCCTTCGTAGCGGCGCGTGAAGTCCGGCGTCAGGATGCGCATGAAGCCGGCCAGCACCACCAGGTCCGGGGCGTAGCTGTCGATCAGCTCGGCCAGCGCAGCGTCGAACGCCTCGCGGCTGGCGAAGGCCTTGTGGTCGAGCACGGCGGTGGGCACGCCGCGTTCGGCGGCCCAGGCCAGCCCGGCGGCGCCGGGGCGGTTGCTGATCACGGCGGCGATGCGCGCGCCGGGAATCGGCGCCTCGACGATGGCCTGCATGTTCGAGCCGCGGCCGGAAATCAGGATGACGATGTTTTTCATGGTGGTTGAGCGTAGGCAAGCGTCCTTGCCGTACAGACTACCAAAGACAAACGCCGCCAGCCCGTCAGCCAGCGGCGTTGTGTTGCGGACGGGGACGATCAGCCTACCTGGGTCTGGTGCTCGTCGCCGTTGCGCGCGCGGATTTCACCGATGCGGTACACGGTCTCGCCCTGCTCGGTCAGGAAGGCCGCCGCCTTGTCGGCGTCGGCGGCATCCACAATCACCACCATGCCGATGCCGCAGTTGAAGGTGCGGTACATTTCCTGCGCGTCGACATTGCCCTCGGCCTGCAGCCACTGGAACAGCTTCGGCAGCTCCCAGCTGTTGGCGTCGATCTGCGCCACGGTGTTTTCCGGCAGCACGCGCGGGGTGTTCTCGGTGATGCCGCCGCCGGTGATGTGGGCCATGCCCTTCACGGTGAGCTGCTGCATCAGTGCCAGGAGCGGCTTCACGTAGATGCGGGTCGGGGCGATGATGGCCTCGCGCAGCGTCTTGCCGCCGTCGAACTCGGCGTCGAGTTCCGGCTGGGCGCGTTCGATGATCTTGCGCACCAGGCTGTAGCCGTTGGAGTGCGCGCCGTTGGATTTCAGGCCCAGCACCACATCGCCCGGCTTGATGTCGCGGCCGGTGATGACCTGGCTCTTTTCCACCACGCCGACGGCGAAACCGGCCAGGTCGTATTCGCCCACCGGGTACATGCCCGGCATCTCGGCGGTCTCACCGCCGATCAGTGCGCAACCAGCCTGCTCGCAGCCCTCGGCGATGCCCTTGATCACGTCGGTGGCCTGGGGAACGTCGAGCTTGCCGCAGGCGAAATAGTCGAGGAAGAACAGCGGTTCGGCACCCTGCACCAGGATATCGTTGACGCTCATCGCCACCAGGTCGATGCCCACGGTGTCGTGCTTGTTCCAGTCGAAGGCCAGCTTGAGCTTGGTGCCCACGCCGTCGGTACCGGAAACCAGCACCGGCTCCTGGTATTTTTTGGAGATTTCCACCAGTGCGCCGAAACCGCCGAGGCCGCCGAGGACTTCCGGGCGCATGGTGCGCTTGGCGAACGGCTTGATGTTTTCGACGAGCGCGTCGCCGGCATCGATGTCGACGCCGGCATCACGGTAACTGAGGGACGTGGTGTTCAAGGTCAGCTCACTTTCTGTTTCGTAATCTTGCTGCGCCGCCCGGATCGGGGCTCGTGCGCGGTGGACATCGTCATGGACCGGTCGGCCCATGCCGGTGTCTGTGTTCTTCACCCCGCCAAGGCCCGCTCGTGGCGGATTCCGGAGCAGCGTCAGGTGCCGGTTCCGTTTCACCAGGCCGGGTGAAACGCATGCATCCGGGCGTCCGGTGGCAAGGGGTTTTCCGGCCGAGGCCGAAAAAAAGCGCCTGTATTTTAACCGAATTTCCGTTTGCACGCTGCCTTGCCGGCGCTTTTTTGCCGCCGCAGGCGCGTTCGGGCGTCCCGGCCGGCGCCGGCGGGTTTCACGACCCCGCCGGATCAGCGTAAAATCAGGCTTTTGACGACTCGGAGCCTATTTCAGTAAGCGAGCGAGCCAAAGCAGGTTGAGTGCGCCAGAAACGTAGGATGGGTGGAGCAAAGCGAAACCCATCGCTCGATGTCTGCCGGCACTCAAGATGCAAAGGCACAGCCGTCTTAATGAAATGGGCTACTTATTCCGGCCCTGCGCGCATTTTGGATCAACTGATACTCGACCTCACGCCCACGCCGCTTCCCGCCTTCGACAACTTCGTCGCCGAACGCAACCGGGAAGTGATCGCGGCGCTCACCCATCCGGGCGACGAGCGGTTCATCTATCTGTGGGGCGAACCGGGCAGCGGCAAGACCCATCTGTTGCAGGCCTGGATCGCCCACGCCGAGACGCTGGGGCGCGCCTCGATCTACCTCGACGGCCAGCGCGAGCATCTGCCCGACTTCGCGCGTGAAGCCAGCTTCATCGCCGTCGACCACGTCGACGACTTGGCGCCGGACGATCAGATCACGCTGTTCTCGTTCTACAACTCGCTGAAAGAGGGCGGCGAGAGCCGCCTCCTGATGGCCGGCCGCCTGCCGCCGATGGCGCTGGCAGTGCGCGACGACCTGCGCACCCGGCTGGGCTGGGGGCTGGTGTTCGAGGTCAAGCCGTTGTCCGACGCCGACAAGCTGGCCGCCTTGCACGCCCACGCCGCCGAACGCCAACTGGCGATCCCCGACGACGTGTTCCGCTACCTGCTGACGCACTGGCGGCGCGACCTCTCGAGCCTGATCGGCATGCTCGACCTGCTCGACCGTTATTCGCTGGCGCTGCGCCGCCCGATCACGGTCCCCCTGGTCAAGAACATCCTCCACACTGCCTCACCAGAACCATGAACCTCGCCCTTTTCGACCTCGACAACACCCTCATCGCCGGCGACTCCGACACCGAGTGGCCGAAATTCCTGATCAAGCGCGGCCTGCTCGACCCCGAGCACCACGCGCGCCAGAACGACTACTTCTACGAGCAGTACAAGGCCGGCACGCTCGACATCTACGAATTCCTCGACTTCCAGCTCCAGCCACTGACCCGCTTCAGCCGCGAAGAACTGGCCGAGCTGCACGCCGCCTACCTGGAAGAGCACATCAAGCCGATCATTCCGCAGAAGGCGCGCGAACTGCTGGCCGCGCACGAGGCGCAGGGCGACGTGGTGCTGATCATCACCGCCACCAACCGCTTCATCACCGGCCCGATCGCGGCCGAACTCGGCGTCGAGCACCTGATCGCGGTCGAGCTGGAAGTGGACGAGAACGGCAACTACACCGGCAAGCCGACCGGCGTGCCGAGCTATCAGGATGGCAAGATCACCCGCCTCAACGACTGGCTCGCCCAGCGCGGCGAGACGCTGGCGAGCTACGACAAGAGCTTCTTCTACAGCGACTCGCGCAACGACATCCCGCTGCTCTCCATCGTCAGCCACCCGGTGGCGGTCGACCCGGACGATACGCTGCGCGCGCATGCCGAGGACAAGGGTTGGCCGGTGATCACGCTGCGTTCCTGATCATCGGGCGGCTGTGCCTTTGCATTAAGATTAAGGCCGGGTGACCGGCCTTAATGTGATGGTCAGCCTGAAACCAACAGCCCAGCAGGCTACGCTTGCTGGGCTGTTGGTTTCAGGCTGACCATAGATTTCTTCGCCCGCCGTTTGCGTTCCGCCAGGCCAACCTTCAAGAGAAAGAACGAGAGACTCATGGACAAGCTGGAATCCTTCCTCGCCCGCGCCGAAGCCCTGCTGGCGCGCCTCGAACCGCTGCTGCCGCCGGCCCGGCCCGAACCGGACTGGAGCGCCCAGGCCTTCCGCTGGCGCCGCCAGGGCATGGCCGGCTGGCTCGAAGCGCTGCCCGCGCCGCACAGCGTGCGTCTCTCCGATCTCACCCACATCGACCGCCAGCTTGCCC is a genomic window containing:
- the purN gene encoding phosphoribosylglycinamide formyltransferase, which produces MKNIVILISGRGSNMQAIVEAPIPGARIAAVISNRPGAAGLAWAAERGVPTAVLDHKAFASREAFDAALAELIDSYAPDLVVLAGFMRILTPDFTRRYEGRMLNIHPSLLPAFTGLHTHQHAIDMGCKVAGCTVHFVTADLDHGPIVSQGVVPVLDDDTEDTLAARVLKIEHRLYPEAVRRFVAGELAIVDGKVKGRSQDAGQCLISPSLA
- the grxD gene encoding Grx4 family monothiol glutaredoxin, translated to MDIQETIKQTVTSNPVVLFMKGSAQFPQCGFSARAVQIVKACGVDDFLTVDVLQDPEIRQGIKDFSNWPTIPQLYIKGEFIGGSDIMYEMYQSGELQELLKDITQA
- a CDS encoding SAM-dependent methyltransferase encodes the protein MNQTQLFHIETVLGKMIRFDRPADAVLSAYFREHANLGANDRHVIAETAFACLRRFSQLKAVIAPQKATPRRLALATLARVRGLNLKEFGSSLKEEEREWVAELKGKTLPEELAVQAELPAWVIERLSENTPEQIVALGRGMIESAPLDLRVNTLKMKRDEALLALRRDGFEAEPTPYSPLGIRLKGKPALNRHPLFKDGSIEVQDEGSQLLGLITGARRGEMVVDFCAGAGGKTLLLGAQMASTGRLYAFDVSEKRLANFKPRQARSGLSNVHPQLIAHENDTRIKRLAGKADRVLVDAPCSGLGTLRRNPDLKFRQSPESVAELNAKQASILASASRLVKAGGRLVYATCSLLPQENQAIVEAFLAEHPDFELVPVSDVLAEQKIPLEMGDYLALRPDQHNTDGFFAAVLTRKKA
- the hda gene encoding DnaA regulatory inactivator Hda, producing MDQLILDLTPTPLPAFDNFVAERNREVIAALTHPGDERFIYLWGEPGSGKTHLLQAWIAHAETLGRASIYLDGQREHLPDFAREASFIAVDHVDDLAPDDQITLFSFYNSLKEGGESRLLMAGRLPPMALAVRDDLRTRLGWGLVFEVKPLSDADKLAALHAHAAERQLAIPDDVFRYLLTHWRRDLSSLIGMLDLLDRYSLALRRPITVPLVKNILHTASPEP
- a CDS encoding HAD family phosphatase; this translates as MNLALFDLDNTLIAGDSDTEWPKFLIKRGLLDPEHHARQNDYFYEQYKAGTLDIYEFLDFQLQPLTRFSREELAELHAAYLEEHIKPIIPQKARELLAAHEAQGDVVLIITATNRFITGPIAAELGVEHLIAVELEVDENGNYTGKPTGVPSYQDGKITRLNDWLAQRGETLASYDKSFFYSDSRNDIPLLSIVSHPVAVDPDDTLRAHAEDKGWPVITLRS
- the upp gene encoding uracil phosphoribosyltransferase; translation: MNITVVHHPLVQHKLGLLREGAISTMKFRQLTQELARLLAYEATRDFELETVTIEGWCGPIEVQQIKGKKVTVVPILRAGLGMLDGVLDLVPSAKISVVGLYRNEETLEPVPYFDKFVDNLDERIAIIIDPMLATGGSMVATIDLLKRKGCKHIKAVVMVAAPEGVKVVNAAHPDVQIVAASLDNHLNEHGYIIPGLGDAGDKIFGTKHN
- a CDS encoding uracil-xanthine permease family protein; the protein is MFQQLKTAVSGAQILFVAFGALVLVPLLTGLNPAMALLGAGLGTLLFQLTTGRQVPIFLGSSFAFIGPIIYSMQTWGMGATMFGLFCAGFMYFVFAAIVKWRGMELVNRLLPPVVIGPVIMIIGLSVAGAASNMAMGRAGGQQVMPYETSLLLAAVSLATTIVVSIFARGMFKLVPILAGVTVGYIVAALLGVVDFAKLANAPWFAVPQFHSPEVNWAAALFMLPVAIAPAIEHIGGVMAIGGVTGKDYTQTPGLHRTLSGDGLGVCLAGLIGGPPVTTYAEVTGAVMITRNFNPVVMTWAALFAIAMAFFGKFNALLQSIPMPVMGGIMVLLFGTIASIGLKTLIEAKVDLMEPRNLVIISVVLTAGIGGLELKLGSFGLAGVGLCSLLAIVLNLILPRHSATHDGIVEGQDL
- a CDS encoding EAL domain-containing protein, whose translation is MTNEFLPYQDLGAPYPPSTSAMSIDEIWRALVNDQLEPYFQPVVELSSRKVIGVEALARWRHPALGVLSPVTFVPIMEERGMIRELTELILEKSLYACRDWLDHGHDLAVSINLSALSLTDRNLPDLLESKCRIVGLPASSLILELSENTLRQHWELAEEQLGQLRQRGFGVAVDEYGIGTGVATRLNGEQFSAMKIDRAFVHGAGSNPHLRAILQENLRLAQSHGLFTVAMGLEDTTDLALLSEFGCDAVQGYLCSAPLPVEGLLPWIYQWEKG
- a CDS encoding DUF3108 domain-containing protein, whose amino-acid sequence is MPDLALAGLSYTGRRERFASRTARTSMRLYRPLLLALAISLLLHLGVLLSDRLPGRAPESTPEAKLQPLSVAMQAMTLETAERPVATPGPSSGLVAVHSTPAPATGRRHRARVAPRADTASAPVTETAPAAKEMEAGAQGAPAAKDLVAAADATPAPAPQEKPSSGDNTEPSATPPEEPGDVAGLEAKAAGSSRRFPDQSRVDYQFYYGSLMAGHGEISWQRNGGSYTLEARLTPIIGPSLRYQSRGSVGKGGLTPLAYQAWRGDNERESARFDWPANTLAYGDHGDKQAELAPGTQDILSLGYQLALTGGRQLSPRQRITTGKKVYDYPLAPGGETRYPPDHGALRVVVFRAKNGDDLTEFWLAPDYANLPVRILRVDKDKTIDQRARRIDINGKTVWSLSENP
- a CDS encoding GNAT family N-acetyltransferase, yielding MSYPIRRVELGDAPALQALFCCPSVIRNSLQLPYPSLAHWEKRLAEIPDDTHALVACDGANRAIGYGALLQAPQKRRSHTASLALVVHEDWQGKGVGRQLMGALLDYADDWLGLTRLELHVYADNERAIALYRQLGFEEEGRLHADSFRDGEYVDGLLMARLRGALARRG
- the purM gene encoding phosphoribosylformylglycinamidine cyclo-ligase; protein product: MNTTSLSYRDAGVDIDAGDALVENIKPFAKRTMRPEVLGGLGGFGALVEISKKYQEPVLVSGTDGVGTKLKLAFDWNKHDTVGIDLVAMSVNDILVQGAEPLFFLDYFACGKLDVPQATDVIKGIAEGCEQAGCALIGGETAEMPGMYPVGEYDLAGFAVGVVEKSQVITGRDIKPGDVVLGLKSNGAHSNGYSLVRKIIERAQPELDAEFDGGKTLREAIIAPTRIYVKPLLALMQQLTVKGMAHITGGGITENTPRVLPENTVAQIDANSWELPKLFQWLQAEGNVDAQEMYRTFNCGIGMVVIVDAADADKAAAFLTEQGETVYRIGEIRARNGDEHQTQVG